AAAGATAATCAAGTAAAACAAGTAGATCACAATGTTGCTCACCAAAATAGTGATAAGTTAGAAAATTTGATTTGCTAATTGCTGGTAAACGATGGCTAAGAATTGGTTTAAGCAATTTTGAGAGCTTTTCTGGAATGCCTTCGAGCGCTTGATTATCCACTAAAGTCAGTGTATGAAACATATCAATCCTTTCAGAATCCATGATGGCTTTGGCTGCTTCACTGCCATCATTTAACAATTTAAGACGATGCAGAAACTCCTCATAGTAGTAATTAGGAGCGCCAAGAGTAAGCTGAGAGGCAAGAGTGTACTTAGCGCAGTTTCTGGTTTCGTACACAACTTCTAGGGTGGCTTTGTTGCAGTTTTGAAAGAATAGCAGTTCGACTCGCTGATTGACAGACTGGTTGAACGTGTTAATTGCATCTGCAAACTGGTCTACTTTCATCCAAGTTGGAGTTGAAAGATTTATTGAGTGATCATCAGGACTAACTTCGTTAATTTTGCCACCGTGACCTACAACAATTACTGCCCAATGCTCTGCTTCAAAAGTTTGATTTGCCCAATCAAGGTAGGCTGCAAAAGCATAAACATCGCTACTATCTTCTCCTAGTACATCAAGTTCTGTAATAGTGCCATTAATAATCTGGCGACGACGCATTTTGCTATCACCCCAGTAGTCTGATTGAACAACTACAGCTATTTCAGAGTTTTGTGACCCTCTGGTTAACATTTCAATGATTGGCTCACCACACCGTACAAGGTCATTGTCATACGGCATCCAGTACAAAAGCACCCATTTATGGCTTAACTTGGCTTGGGAAGATGCAGCGCTCATGGCAAAGGTCACATCTCTGCCCACAATCCCGGCAAAACATACTGCTCCCATCCCAACATACTGGCAGAAACTTCTTCGTTTCATAATGAATTTGAGC
Above is a genomic segment from Leptolyngbyaceae cyanobacterium containing:
- a CDS encoding clostripain-related cysteine peptidase, which produces MKRRSFCQYVGMGAVCFAGIVGRDVTFAMSAASSQAKLSHKWVLLYWMPYDNDLVRCGEPIIEMLTRGSQNSEIAVVVQSDYWGDSKMRRRQIINGTITELDVLGEDSSDVYAFAAYLDWANQTFEAEHWAVIVVGHGGKINEVSPDDHSINLSTPTWMKVDQFADAINTFNQSVNQRVELLFFQNCNKATLEVVYETRNCAKYTLASQLTLGAPNYYYEEFLHRLKLLNDGSEAAKAIMDSERIDMFHTLTLVDNQALEGIPEKLSKLLKPILSHRLPAISKSNFLTYHYFGEQHCDLLVLLDYLCKVSNQENEFSEFANFLSSSVINFYKTGGKLYRFRPHNNADSEKLCGLSLYFPETKRDISRYSSLALYQKVDLVSLYKEIITG